In Aphelocoma coerulescens isolate FSJ_1873_10779 chromosome 13, UR_Acoe_1.0, whole genome shotgun sequence, the following are encoded in one genomic region:
- the FOXI1 gene encoding forkhead box protein I1, whose product MSFFDAQTHSPPRCSPQFPNIGQEPPEMNIYYENFFHPQNIPSPQRPSTFETTDYNTTPNPYLWLNGPSITPPPYLPGSNGSPFIPQSYGMQRQLLPNMHGLGGTDLGWLPLPSQEELMKLVRPPYSYSALIAMAIHGAPDKRLTLSQIYQYVADNFPFYNKSKAGWQNSIRHNLSLNDCFKKVPRDEDDPGKGNYWTLDPNCEKMFDNGNFRRKRKRKSDIEASAATFASEKSEDSTLTGSPKAAEHQDILENSSPGTDNSPEKESPPPSSSSPCLSNFLSSMTAYVHGSSSGSRSGPVGLSSEPIDKMGQNMVGFNSYSPLSSIPSHGVGEWPNSMPSGHLGHSNSVLNQFNTHFYSSLSTNNTLYSREGTEV is encoded by the exons ATGAGCTTCTTTGACGCACAAACGCACTCCCCTCCACGCTGTAGCCCACAATTCCCAAACATCGGCCAAGAACCTCCGGAGATGAATATCTACTACGAGAACTTTTTCCATCCACAGAACATCCCGAGTCCCCAGCGACCAAGCACCTTTGAGACGACGGATTACAACACCACTCCCAATCCTTACCTCTGGCTAAATGGACCTTCCATTACCCCACCACCGTATCTCCCAGGATCCAATGGCAGCCCCTTCATTCCTCAGTCCTACGGGATGCAGAGGCAGCTCTTGCCTAACATGCACGGCTTGGGAGGAACTGACCTTGGCTGGCTTCCCCTCCCGTCCCAAGAGGAGCTCATGAAGTTGGTGAGACCACCTTACTCCTACTCTGCCCTCATTGCCATGGCCATCCACGGGGCACCTGACAAGAGGCTGACGCTGAGCCAGATCTACCAGTACGTGGCTGACAACTTCCCGTTCTACAACAAAAGCAAGGCTGGCTGGCAGAATTCCATACGGCATAACTTGTCTCTCAACGACTGCTTCAAGAAGGTGCCTCGAGATGAAGATGATCCAG GAAAAGGGAATTACTGGACACTGGACCCGAACTGTGAAAAGATGTTTGACAATGGAAACTTTcgcaggaagaggaagagaaagtctGACATTGAGGCCAGTGCTGCTACTTTTGCATCTGAGAAATCCGAGGACAGTACCCTGACTGGCAGCCCCAAAGCTGCAGAGCATCAGGACATCTTGGAAAACTCATCACCTGGGACTGACAATTCACCTGAGAAAGaatctcctcctccctcttccaGCAGCCCATGCCTCAGTAACTTCCTCTCCAGCATGACCGCCTACGTCCACGGCTCCAGCTCGGGGAGCCGCTCTGGGCCCGTGGGACTCAGCTCTGAACCCATTGACAAAATGGGGCAGAACATGGTAGGCTTCAATTCCTACTCCCCACTGTCCAGTATCCCCAGCCATGGTGTGGGGGAGTGGCCCAATTCCATGCCTTCCGGTCACCTGGGCCACAGCAACTCGGTGCTCAACCAGTTTAACACTCATTTTTACAGCAGCCTCAGCACAAACAACACACTGTACTCCAGAGAAGGGACAGAGGTTTAA